TAGCTCAGTAACTGTGTCTATACTTACTATATCCCCTTCTTGAAGAATTCTATCTCCTGGTATTCCATGGACAACCTCTTCATTGACAGATATACATGTTCCTGCTGGAAATGGAGCATATAATCCTTCCACTCCAATACATGCTGGTCTTGCACCTTGTGATCTTATATAATCTTCTACTATCTCATTTATTTCTCTAGTAGATATACCTGCTTTGATATATTTAGGCAGAACATCTCTATACAATCTTGCTATAATCTGATTGGATTTTTTTATCTGCTCTATATCTTCCAAACTTTTTATGAGTGACATCTCAACTTCCTTTCTAAAATAAAATAAATACTATCCTAGAATATCAAATATCTCTTTTGTTATCTCTTCCATTTTTTTAGTTCCATCTATATCAACAAGTACACCTCTTGATTGATAGAAATCAAATAATGGAGCAGTCTGAGAATGATATTCAGTCAGTCTTTTTGTTACAGTTTCTTCATTGTCATCTTTTCTTGTGATTAAATCTGCTCCACAAAGATCACATTTTCCTTCTACTTTTGGAGGATTGAATTTAATATGGAATGAAGCTCCACATACTGGACATACTTTTCTTCCAACAATTCTTCCAAGTATAAGTTCATCTGGTACATTTAGAGAAATGACTTTATCTAATTTAATTCCCATTTCCTTCATCAAAACTTCTAAAGCTTCAGCTTGAGCTAAAGTTCTTGGGAATCCATCAAGTATAAATCCTTTTTTACAGTCATCTTGTGATAATCTGTCTTTAATGATACCAATAATTGTTGAATCTGGAACTAATTTCCCTTCATCCATGAATTTTTTTGCTTCAAGTCCCATTGCAGTTCCTTCTTTTATAGCAGCTCTCAAAATATCTCCAGTAGAGATTTGAGGAATTCCATATTTTTCAATAAGGAATTTAGCCTGCGTTCCTTTTCCTGCACCTGGTGCTCCAAATAACATAATATTCATATACAACATCTCCTTAAAATATTTTTTCATTACCTTATTATTATACAATAATTAAGCAAAAAATGCACTATTTTATAAAACAGATACCTCATTTTCTCTATACTATTAAAACATTTTATTTTTATCTGTTAATTATTCCTAATTTGTATCTCTTTCAGCTTTCTCGATTTTTGACAATGGCAATTTCTTTCCTATAGCTCTTACCAATTCCCCTATATTCTTTATTTCAAATCCTGATAATACTATTTCCTCTCCATCTTTACTTTTTATTGTAAATACATTATAAATTTTCTTTCCTATAGTCAAGTTCCCAATAACCACAGAAGATATTCTATCTTTTTTTATAATAATTTTCTTTCTTTTAAATAATACATGTGCTTGAATCCTTTCCTCATCTATTGCTATTTCTTGATACTTTTCTAAATATTTTATTAGTGGAATTAACCACCATATTACTAATATCACAAATAAAACCTTAGTTACTATTGAAATTTCTGCTTCCCATATTCTGCTTTTTATTCCAAATATCAAAAGCATTAGAGAACATCCCCCTAAGCACATTGTCCAGAAAAATCTAAATCTATTTATGCAGCTTCTTATTTCCTTCTTATTTTCCATAATCTCTCCCTTTTCCACTTTTTTAAATTATATAGCAATTCTCCTTTAAATTCAATCTTCCATATTTTTATTATTATTCATATACATATTTTCATAATATGATAGCATATAACTATACCATATGAAAGGAGAAAATTATGATACTTAGTTTTAAATATACAAGAAATGAATACATAAAATCTAGAAGAAATTATCTTTTTATGAACAAAATAATAAAAAAAACAGATTTAATCTTAGTTGGACTTCTTGGTCTTTTTACTTTATATTTATTTTTGAACAATGGATTTTCTACGATGTTTATTATTCTCTGTATACTTCTTTTTATTCTCTTGGCTATCTTTTCAGTATTGTATATTTTTCAACCTGGAATGTTCTATGATAAAATTGATAAGTTTAAACAGCAGTATTATCTTGAATTTAAAGATAATAAAATATTTTTTAGAACTGATGATATAAGTTCTGAGTTAGAATGGAATTTTTATGAAGCTTTATGGGAAAATGATGATTTCTTTTATATAATTCATTCTAAGGAAATGTATACTTTAATTCCTAAGAGGGTTTTTAATAATGAGA
Above is a window of Fusobacterium varium DNA encoding:
- a CDS encoding Adenylate kinase is translated as MNIMLFGAPGAGKGTQAKFLIEKYGIPQISTGDILRAAIKEGTAMGLEAKKFMDEGKLVPDSTIIGIIKDRLSQDDCKKGFILDGFPRTLAQAEALEVLMKEMGIKLDKVISLNVPDELILGRIVGRKVCPVCGASFHIKFNPPKVEGKCDLCGADLITRKDDNEETVTKRLTEYHSQTAPLFDFYQSRGVLVDIDGTKKMEEITKEIFDILG